tatgacagcatgtagtgggGAAGGTTTGGGGACACACGTTAAGCAGGAACAGGCAATTGGACAAAATTACCGACCTAGCAGCTGAATTACATCGGCTTTGGCCAAAACTGGGACGTGTTCGAACTTGAGGAAGACATGTGTTACATCTCTTCTCTCAGTTTGGATATGTCCCCTGTGTATTTAACTGACTGTTGACATTACTGCAACTATCACGAGCTTCCAGATTTCCTCTTCGCCCTTTCAATGAACACACCTGTACGTGTTTCCATAACTTGTTAAGGCTTGGATTACTATGCTGGTTAAGTGGCGTCATGTTCTTGGCATCATCTAAGCTTTGTCTGATTTGAAACCACTTCTCCAGAATGGCTGGTTACTTCAGCAGCTGATAAAATTGAAAGGGTGAAGACTTGATGAATATTACTTGATGGAATCCACCTTAACCCTTGTGAAACATGTTCCATTTGATATTTACTGCTGTAAATTGAAGCTGGTAGTTAAAGGGTTAAGCGGTAGTTCCACGTCTGCTGGTGTTCTAGCTTGGAGTAGCTCAGCACTGATGTTCAACTGCTTattgtcgtcatcatcgtcagtTGTTTAGATGGATCAGAAAATAATCATATCATGTATTGCGGTCTTAATCGTAGAAGGCAGTCACTTTATTACCAGGAAGGTACATTGTTGACACATTCAAATCACTTTGGTTCACCAACtacttgtaaacaaacataagAAAACCTTGCTGGAACCTGTCATCTATTGGGATGTAGTATACAGAGGTGATCAATCACCATTGTGGTTTTCCATGCTTTCTCGTCAGGAACTCATTCACACATAAGATGCTCAAGTCAGACTGGATTTTGAAACATTCAGggactcctttcacgaagcaacctttactaaggttaaccttaattgtactaaggttaccttagtctTACGTAACCTTagtacagtgttaaagaatgggagctaaggttaaccttagtaaaggtttgctttacattgcactaaggttacgtAAGTCTAAGgaaaccttagtgcagtgttaaagaatgggagttaaagttaaccttggtaaaggttgctttgtgaaaggagtccCTGATCTACAGTGTGCTTATTTTGTTGAAAGTTTGGTGTCTTGTATTGGGGAAAATCTGTATGATTTTTAAGAGGTCTGTGGGAATTCTTTAGTTTTTTTTACCAGGTGCATCCAACAAACTATTTCTGTATTCAACAGCATAAAAAAACCCATACATTTTCTCAGTTAACACAAGACTGTTATCGTTTCGGTATTTTCCATGAAATAAAGGTCTCACAATTTCACCACTTCAGCAAGCAGTTGTTAATACTTTTCACACTGGTCATAAATCTGACCCACCCCATAAAAATCCAATGGATGCCTCCCTGACAGTTCCGACTTTAATATGTGTACAACTATATCCAAGTAACACACATTCCACTGCAGCATTTCATTACCCTCATTACTTGGGCTGTTTTCTGATCGTGGAGATCTTGCCATTCAGTTCATAATGTCCCTCATTGTAAAGTGACAGCCTTCTAGGACTAAACCAGAACATATAATACCTGTTACtgtttgtgtaaatatatatatttgtttttggaGCTCATAAAATACAATTTAGAATGATGTACAACGCCATGAAATATTCACCCAAATATGAAAGTATAAAATTATTTGTGGAAAATAATCATTTATCAGTGTATTGAATAAGTGTTTGAAAGTAAGTGTGGAGGTCAAAGGTTCCATGGAGCCCTGATGTTAAGAGGTAAAGGTATACGGAGATCCTGTGTTCAGATACAACAGATGGAACTCGATGGATCCCTGACTCAacttaatttcaaacactgttaGATATTGGCAGTTAAGATCCATCCACCATACATGTAAACACATTAATCAATGTTTAGTACATGAGAACTAGGCTGAAGTAGCCATGTAATCAAGCATGGTGTTACCACctgtatatttgttttctgttcttTTGACTGTTCCTTTACTTACACTGAAAACCAGCCTTGTTTTGCTTCACCTTAACCCAGCTACTGATGGCAAGCTTGCAACGCTAACGCTATTAGGTGTGAATGCATTTTTAGTCACCAGATTCAGTTTAATGCCGTGACCAAACCCCAAAGTTTTATACCAGTTGATAGTTTAGTGTTCTGTTACAGTCAGTAGTTTACGATTTATGTGAGTTAAgagaaatatcaaaatagcaCTTCCCGAAGTGACGGTTTTAAGATAAAATCAATGTGATGGCAACCAGTGAATTCAGAAGTTTTGATATTGTAGCTATAAAGgcatatctgtttgttttgttgtaaatGGTTTTATGTAATTTTTGTAGACTTCATTTCCACCGGGTACAATTTTTATATGAAAGGATTATATGATTTTCCTGAAGCACTATGATTACATCTGCAAAAACATTTGTAATCACCTGGCATATCCCTATTTATTATTGTAACTTAATAAAAggaaaacaatgtttttgtgATGATATGTTTTGTACCTTCAAACACTGCCGGTGGTCTCAATGTTAATATCCCATTCCCCATTTCATATAATGGCATGACCCTTTTATTACTGGCCATGTATATGGACTGGTCCAAGTATTTCTATGGAATGGGTGacaggattgccttactgacATTTAGATTCAGTCAAGTATGTTATTTGTTGGTCATGTAATCCAGACGTATTATTCTTTCATTCCATGACTATTTTTTGCATTAACTGGTTTTTGATAAGCTAAGCAGACATCAAACTCTTTATAGATTACCAAATATTTGGATGTCATTTCATTAGAATATTCCACATTGACCATTTGTAAGGTGAGCTCATTTTTGTACTGTTGGGGCAAGCTGGGGGTGAGGTTTCTAGGTACGTGTGTATCATGAGATTTCTTTTATTGTAATTTACTGTTTTGAGTGAGAACCTACCATGGAGTGATATAATGGTATTTGAGGACTATCCAATAGGGCTTTAGTCAGTGTCCTATGCATCTAGTCTAATACTGTCACTGAAGATAACCTAGTGATTCCTCCATACAAGATGCTCTTAGAGCCCAGTTGAACAACTAATTACAAAGGCCCTGCCCACTAAAAGATGAATTTAGTGTGTCCAGCGTTATATTTGTCTGGCTGGCTGAAAGTGGCGACAAACACAGCTTCATCAAGTACTCTGAGGTTGAGTAGTGGACAGTGGCTGTATCTTGTTGCTGATGCAGCTGCTTGGCGATGAGACTGTGTTGTATGGAGGCAGCACTGCAtgtgttttgtctcatgtatccTACACTGTATATAGCataatacagatgactgggtgctGCCATCTCCATCTCCAAGCATTAGTTACTGCACTGACAAGACGGTTACCAGTCTCACATACTGGTTTATTTCCTCTGTCATAAACTTCAGAAAGGTCTCTCTGTTTCATTGCTAGCTTTTCAGAATATGTTCAAAATTGGGGAATGTagttaaaatgtaattttctggaGAAGAACATTGTTATCtaaatatgaattattattaatattttggTCTTTTGATGTAAAGACTacgtaaatgaataaataaactgTCTATGCTAATTGTAGTGCAGTTCTGTTTGGCTGGTATATACTTATGTATATAACATGTGACAATTCTTTGTCCATAGGATTTGATTTCATTGCTTTAGAAAAAGGAGTTTTATTGAAAACATAGttaaatatttccaaacagCTTGGTGGCTAACAATTGAGAATATGCTAGTATTTGTGGTAATAATGAGTTTCAGTGTAGTGCATTCAATAAATGTGATGTGACTTGGGTCTGTCTCTATAGCTATGTATGATGCACCAGTGTTTTGTATGACCAGTTCATACTTGATTTTCTGTAACCATAGTTACAGATATCCGGAATCAGATCTGTACTGATGATATCATGTTTAATATTCAGTATGAAGCTGCTAGCCTCAATAAATAACTCTTGTAAATATTACTGTCTGGTTTTCAGTGTTTGTTGAGTCTTTAGATGAGAGTCTGAAATATCAGACGCATTCATGCATCACCTGCTTGAAGAGAAGATTCAGATGATTTTTTGTCAGTCCtccataagtgagtgagtgagttgagttttacgctgcacccagcagtattccagcgatatggcggcggtttgtacataattgatctacgcaatcggAAACTGATGAAgcatcaatcaagtcagtgaggtTAAACCGGTTACTCACCTCTATGGAAGGTACGGGTTACTGGAAGCcagtattctaacctggaccttgaGACGCCCACACCACCATAAAGTGAATATGGCTGTATGCTGCTTTGGCAAGATTCAAGGGATATCGTGCTGGGTAaccccagaaatggacttcactctttgtacccattttgggaatcgaacctgctgGACATTTGGTGTGATGATCAAAACCACAGGGCTACCTCACCACTACCTAGTGCCCAGGTACCCACAAGATGCTTGGAGTCATAACGTAATCTTAGAAGGACTTCTGTGAAGTCAAACCAGTGGTTACAAATTATAAACAAGGCCAGATCTCTCACTGAAGCCACCCAGTACACACAGGTTTTCCggcctgtgaagatctggggtagaataggtcctcagcaacccatgcttgcatcTATTCATGTAAGAGGCATCtaatgggatcagatggtcaggcttgctgacttgcctgacacgtcattgtttcccaagtgtgcagatcgatgctcatgctgttgatcactggattgtccggtccaaactcgattatttacggaccgccgccctttttcacaggaatattgctgagtgtggcataaaattcaacttaatcactcactcaaagatgaTACAAAAGGTTTCTTTTGTGTCAACAACCTTCATTAGCAAAGTCAATACTCTCTAACTGtggatgaaaaaaaaatgaaaaccaaaacaaatctAACACAAAACAGTCAATGATCAGCCTGGACTTGCCAAACAAACCATGATCAAAGGTTGCTGCAGATATCTTTTAATATTGAAATCACTACTTCCTCTTATGCTTCTCTAAATGGCCCTAAGTTGCCATGGTAGACAACCTGAAATGAGTGTCTTATTGCGCAACTGAAAAGTTAAATGCCCAAATATGGCATCGTGATGAGTGACAATGGTCTTATATGCATTCAGGGAATTTGCTAAATTTGCTAGCAGCCTGTTACATCCACAAGGTAACAGACAGGCGGAACAAACTGTTTAAATGGCAAAGAACATGATAAAGAAAGCCAAAGACTTGTATATTTCATAATAATAATTGTTGGCTTATAGAAACACACATGGATGGAGAGGGGCTGACAGTATCACCAGCCCAAATGCTTCTGGGACGCCGCTTGAAATCGATGTTACCCACACCGGCTCCACTGCTGTATAAAGTCAGTGTGAACGACAGTCTAAAGATGAGACAAGACGAACAAAGTTTTACTCTGATCGGTTGGGGGTGCTTGGAGGCACTACAGGCATGTTCTGTAGCAGTGGAAAAAGTCATGCAGGCAAAGTCAAGCGTGCCTATGTCTTACATAGTGGAAACAAGTGATGGAAAGATCTGTTGCAGGGATCAAAAGTTCCTGTGACCTACCAACATTTGTGTAGCAGATAACATTGACTGTCAAATGTCTACAGACCTATCCGTCACACTCTGATGATGGTGCCTGAAAACATGGATGCATTGTTAAAAAACCAGGCAGTGCATACACCACTTGCTATGACAGAGCAGTTCACTGCCCTCAGAAACTGGATGATTTTGTTCACTGAAGACACACTTTATTTTACAGCTTAATGCAAGTTCTTTTTCATGTAGCCTTGGTTTTGTTGCTCTAAAAGATGCTTTAATTCTACATGACAAGGTATGAAAGGAGATACGACGTACATTACTGTTATCGACTGGCATACATTATCTATTAGTATCACCTCCTAAGCCAATAAAAAAACATGGTTGAAACACTATGCTGCCTTGCTCAAGTCAATGCTTGCTAATAATCACCTCCCGACATCTTCATACTGGCAGCATGGGTATATGCACTAGAGATTTTATTTCAGAGATATTAGTGATATTTGATTGTGGCATCGTGGTACATATTGATTTTACGACAGTCCGCAAAGATGTAATTTCAATAGACATTTATAACACATACAGAAGATACCATCTGATCTAAACACACTGATATCTCATGTGGAAACAGCTCttggatgataaataaataaatagatgaataaataaagaaaaataaataaatatcatgaAAACACTTGACAATATTTTGATCTCCTTAAGTTTAAATGAAATCAAGTATGTTGGAGTGGGATGATAGTTAATGAAcgagcttagttttatgccacactcagcaatattccagctatatggcagtgttcTGTTGATAATTGGGTCTGTGCTGGttggttggtgtgttgtttaatgttgcactctgcaatattccagctatattccagtCTTACATCATCCTGTATAACTGTGATATATTCATATTGaaaagtgtcaaccaagtgggcaagcctggccacccgatcctgttagtcgtctcttacgacaagcatgggttactgaagaacagttctaacccacatcttcatgGTGACAAACAATTCACCCTTGTCACGGATTCTGACCACTCAATCAAAATAATACTGATACATATGGGTTATATTATAGATGCATCTCTAATGGTGGCAAGAGGCAAACACAGTCTATTGTTGAACTTCTGCCACACTTCAAATTTATAACTCAAACAGCTCAGCAGTCTACATGTAACCAATCAGTCTGTCTTCACTGAGCCAAGATCTGCTCACCATTGTGATGACCACAATGAATTAAATTGAAAATTGTAAACAGTCATGTCaacttcacttaattttcaggAATCAATTTTTTCCACACACCACCTGGATGATTGCTTTGTCCTTGACCCCTCACACCAAGAAAAGCATTCCGATTAGTTGACAAGTCGGACATGGGCATGAGAAGTTCAAGGTCATGTGAATGCAATGTCTTCGCTTTGTCCTCAAGCTGACACAAAGCTGAAATGATGTTTCCATCCTCGAACTTATTTTTTTCTTTGCTGTGTTCATCAATGACCTGCTGTTGTTTAACCAGTGCTTCCTGCACTGAGAAAGAATCAGCAGACCTCCTTCGTCTATGTGTTTTACTTTTACTTCTGTGCTTATTAATATCTGATCCTTGCTTAACTGCCAATGCCTGTTTACTTCTGTGCTTCGAATCACTTCTACGACTGTTTCTTGCATGCACTTTCTGCTTTGTGCTACTATGAtgtctgttttgtttatgtttgcaATACTGAGTTTTCTGCATTCCTCGTCCTCGCAAACTTTGTTTTCTTGGTGATGTTTTGTGGGCTGCTTGAGATATATGTTTAGCAGACATATTTAGGGTTGAACTTCTTAACTGCCTCCGCACACTGTGCCCTAAACTACTTCGACTGGAACATTTTGCTGGAGACTGATTTGAACACTGTTTGGGCTTCTTGAGATTGATGAGACCTCTAAGTGACAACAGTCTCTGATGATTGACAGTAGCTCTTGTATTTTGCtttaactgttttgttttattttccttGTCATTTCTCCTTGTTTTTGTCCTGGCTTTCTTTCTAGTTGGAGTAAGTTTTTTATGCTTATCAGCAATCATTTTGGATTTGGAACTTTTCTCTCGGCTTCCATGACTGGACTTGGCCTTCTTGCCACACAAAGTCTCGCTTGAATCACCATCATGTTTTCTCTTTACTGGTGAAATTTTCGTGTCAGACTTACCAGCTGACTTCTTGAGTGGACTAGATGACAACCTGGCAAAAaagcacaaacaaaacatacgGTACCATAAATGAGCACAGGTGCAGATTAGTGGATGAGTGGGTCTAGTTTTATGCCAGATGACAACCTGCAATATTACCACAATAACACAAGGGGACACCAggaacgggcttcacacactgaacccatatgaggaattgaacttgggtcttgacaaacaatgttttaaccactagaccaccccaccaccccttgcaTATTAGTACCCTATGCAGTCTGAAATTAAGCAAGGGTCCTTTTCTTAACTGCACAGGAATCAGGCTGTCCCTAGattcaaataacattgaataaCCAAGACACCAGGTTCTGAGAAGTAGATTCTTAATCATTTTAAGTTTTAATTTGACTGTAGCGTCTTCTTGTAAAATAGCATTCATTTTTAGCTGGCATGAACATTTCAGATGCCCATAGTTTTAGTTGCATACCACTGTTTTTGTCATGGTACAAACAAATTTAGATGTACAATAATATAATCATCCCATGCCACAACACAGGGCTTAGGGTTCATGGATCACAGGGCAGTAATCAAATCATGACTGCTGAGAATACTGTGAAATTAGTGCTATCATGGTATGAGCGAAAAGCAGACCCTCAATACTAATCATGATGATTATTATTAGAGCTCCTTGTGAAAGCATTCCTCACCTCCTTCGTGGGTACTCAGGTGCTGTTTTCTTCCTCAGTTTCCGATGGCCATCACCTTGTCCTTTCCCTAATGGTGGTTGGGGCAGGACAGCTGGAACAGAAGATTATATCATCCTGAAGTTATATCTCCATTGTACAGGCGAGATGTTCAGATTACATTAACCGGAGTAGACAATCCAgcggtcaacagcatgagcattgatctacacaactgggatacaatgctGTGTATTTTTGCTGGAATTAtaccactgtcaaacacaaaaaGGTCCACCACAAGTGATATTATTGCATCACTTGCATCATATTGGTGTTAGTACCTAAACTAAACTGTcacactcattgcaataaagaaatcaACTGTCCATAGAACCAAGTTTTCCTTGATATTTTATCAATCAGCTGACTACGGCAATAAAGGTGCATCCAAAAGCTTCAAGTTATCCAAATAGCTGTCTTTAAATAACAGAGGCTGGACCACACCAACTTCCTACTCTCCAGGCACACCTTCTATCCACTACACTATATGTGCTGCCTGAGAATACCATGCATCTAGCACACTTGTTAAAATTCATCACATACAACATCTGATACAGATAATACATCAGTTTCGAGTAACAGATCTAACTGGTAAGACAGACACTGTCCACTAGACCATGGATACTGCCCAACTAAGACCATACATCAACCTTAGCTGTTAACATCACATTCACGATCTCATACAGATAATCTGATGCATCACTTTTCCAACAACAGCTCATATTGGTAGGACAGAGACAGAGGAGAATTTACCAGGTCTTGATTGAGTATATCCACTGGTGTGGGAGTCGGTGCTGATGTCACTCTGAGCATCAACATCCCTTCTAGAGCATGGGGCACATCCTGAAAGAAGCAACAGGCCCGATCAGTGCCAACTGTCCTCAATCAGGAGGGCTGGTGAGGTAACagtagtgaactgtgtcaatattttaatgatactgATAATTCGTTCAGCAACTTTTTCACTTTTAAAGCACAAATTCTGCAATAATttcacagagttggtctgatgtaTTGATGATggtcagcgtttcactgagtatttaatgtttattagtttttgagttagattgcaatttaTAGGTCCGATATTGAACCAAATGGACAGTAGGGATGGCAATCAACatgtgttttaaagattaattagtcactgataaatacTGGATTcaagcaaaactgaaaaaagaaagaaatcaaCAAGCTTTCATGTCACAGGTGAGTGGTGAAGTATTCTGGATTGTAAATAAAAACAGCTGTCTGTAACAGAGAAACAAGAATGTTCATCAAGGTATTGTTAAAGTGTACTAAAAAGCAATGTTTTCAGATTTCTATATTGTTTGTGTAAATCAAAACTTTTGTTCATTTCAATAGTATATGTAAGATGTTATTCACGATACAATTTCCATAGTGATAATCATTATTAATTCTACCAATGATATTTCCAATCATCAATCTTTTCAGATGGCATTTAGCGCACTGATATGGTTAAAAAGCCACTACAGAGGTTCTTATCAAACACTGGTATAGTAACTAAGGGACCATTCATTGTTTATGGCAGGacgggtgatgatgattttgatggAGAAGCACATACAGTGTGAAAAAACATGtatgcactcacacacacacacacactttaactatatacataatgtaggTGACACAGCTGCATGCTATGCATAAAATCAATAATGACCCccagaacatgtgtacaaaactgattACCCCACCAGAATAAATTcatcaccagcagcagcaacagcattACCATGCGCACACATACCTAAGCCATAAATTAAGTCAACAACATGATGTTCATATTTACCAGGAATTGTTACAGGTCTCTCGTCATCACTCATCAGAATGGAAGAAGCAATCTTCTGTTCTTCTTGCAGTTTCACTCCATTGACTGAAAGAGACGTTTCCTCATTGGACAACTGTCTTCTACATCTCACACACTTCTCAGGTGACAGCTGGCATACAGCAGGAGGTCTTCTGGATGAGATCGTAAGATCTGCACATTTGAGATTTGTTTTGCATCAAACATGAGTTTCCTGTGACCAATTAGCACCAGATCATACTATCCTGATAATACAAGCAtaatttgtgattattacagTTTACTATGTTTATGGGGAAAATCACATGAAGGCTGTTATTATTTGctgttcagcaatgttccagctatatggaagtggtctgtaaataatgaaatctggaccagacaatccagtgactgacatcatgagcatcgatctacacaaatgggatacaatgacatgagcaatgaagtcagtgaatctgaccacccaattccattagtcacctcttactacaGCTGAAGATCAAaatctaaccctgatcttcacaaatCAGTTATGCAAGAGTTATCAAACGCATACAATATATCATACACATTTCCTGGTCCAAATTATATCTATGTCTTTTCAAGACAGATCCTGCCatcaacacaaaacaatatgacGTTACTTCACCATTAATTGTGACAGATCTTTCATCATCACTCTTCAGAATGGAAGCACTTGTGTTTTGTTCTTGACGTAGTTTCACTGGACCAACTGAAAGAGACGGTTGTATTCTACGTTTAACAGCCTTCTCAGGTGACGACGAAAGTCTCCCCAAACTTCTTCTAGATGAGATTGTAAGGTCCGCACCTTCAAGATTTGTTTTATGTGACATACGGGAAACACCTGGAACAGCAGATAGCCCTTCTCCCTGTGATGACCAAAACTGTTTAGAAGTTACATCACTCTTATTTGCTTTAAGTGAAGCATGTGAAACACCATGAACATTAGATGGCCTTTCACCTTGTAGTGACCAAGACGTTTTAGAAGTTACATCACTCCTATTTGTTACAAGTGAAATATGTGAATTCCAAGAAGCATCACTTGGCCCTTCTCTTTGTGACGACCATGACTTTTTTGAAGTTACATCACTCCTAGTTACTTTATGTGAAACATGTGAAATATCAGTTGGTCCTTCTCCTTGTAATGGCAGAGAGTGTTTAGAAGTTAATTCACTCTTACTTGCTTTATGTGAAACATGAGAAACATCTGGAACTTTAGATGTCACATCTCCTTGTAATGGCCAAGAGTGTTTAGAAGTTACATCACTACCGTCAACTCTCACTACAGACACACCGCTGTTCTTGCTGCAATTTCCACGACTTGATCGTGTCAAGTCAGTAGGCTGCATACTGTAGCCAAACCTTGATGTACATCCTTGATCCTTTGTCATAAATAACTTTGACTTGACAGAAGCACAAACACTTTTGTCACCAGTTGTCTGTTTACCTTGTAAAATAACAGCTGTGTCACACACATTGTTGTGCTTGTGTTCTGAA
This genomic stretch from Haliotis asinina isolate JCU_RB_2024 chromosome 4, JCU_Hal_asi_v2, whole genome shotgun sequence harbors:
- the LOC137282560 gene encoding nucleolar protein dao-5-like; the encoded protein is MMEQTVAVKEMFDGLYNIIVGPGFYTVSGAKKKMRKFSKSCPKSVTPHEDMMSSVSDQDSSKEGKEYKPSTENVGDFVYKSSAGSDTDVICDDNSSSVNDPNTVFVSHELSNDITRTECTVTSEHKHNNVCDTAVILQGKQTTGDKSVCASVKSKLFMTKDQGCTSRFGYSMQPTDLTRSSRGNCSKNSGVSVVRVDGSDVTSKHSWPLQGDVTSKVPDVSHVSHKASKSELTSKHSLPLQGEGPTDISHVSHKVTRSDVTSKKSWSSQREGPSDASWNSHISLVTNRSDVTSKTSWSLQGERPSNVHGVSHASLKANKSDVTSKQFWSSQGEGLSAVPGVSRMSHKTNLEGADLTISSRRSLGRLSSSPEKAVKRRIQPSLSVGPVKLRQEQNTSASILKSDDERSVTINDLTISSRRPPAVCQLSPEKCVRCRRQLSNEETSLSVNGVKLQEEQKIASSILMSDDERPVTIPGCAPCSRRDVDAQSDISTDSHTSGYTQSRPAVLPQPPLGKGQGDGHRKLRKKTAPEYPRRRLSSSPLKKSAGKSDTKISPVKRKHDGDSSETLCGKKAKSSHGSREKSSKSKMIADKHKKLTPTRKKARTKTRRNDKENKTKQLKQNTRATVNHQRLLSLRGLINLKKPKQCSNQSPAKCSSRSSLGHSVRRQLRSSTLNMSAKHISQAAHKTSPRKQSLRGRGMQKTQYCKHKQNRHHSSTKQKVHARNSRRSDSKHRSKQALAVKQGSDINKHRSKSKTHRRRRSADSFSVQEALVKQQQVIDEHSKEKNKFEDGNIISALCQLEDKAKTLHSHDLELLMPMSDLSTNRNAFLGVRGQGQSNHPGGVWKKLIPEN